From Streptomyces sp. TLI_053, a single genomic window includes:
- the truA gene encoding tRNA pseudouridine(38-40) synthase TruA, giving the protein MVNDCAERPPVKDGPADGYVRVRLDLAYHGAEFSGWARQKGGRRTVQEEIETALQIVTRSQELHPLTVAGRTDAGVHARGQVAHVDLPAELWEAHREKLMRRLAGRLPGDVRIYRVGEAPAGFDARFSAIWRRYAYRVADHPGGVDPLLRGHVLWHDRPLDLDRMNAAARLLLGEHDFAAYCKKREGATTIRTLLELRWDRVPVDGYASQEGSLAVATVRADAFCHNMVRALVGAMLLVGDGHRPVEFPGEVLAGGVRNSAVNVIRPYGLTLEEVGYPADEQLAERNRAARRMRTLPGTPPVPDAPLGSTAPSGPGTT; this is encoded by the coding sequence GTGGTCAACGATTGCGCCGAGCGGCCGCCGGTGAAGGACGGCCCGGCCGACGGGTACGTCCGGGTCCGGCTGGACCTCGCGTACCACGGCGCCGAGTTCTCCGGCTGGGCCCGGCAGAAGGGCGGCCGGCGGACGGTCCAGGAGGAGATCGAGACCGCGCTGCAGATCGTCACCCGCAGCCAGGAGCTCCACCCGCTCACCGTGGCCGGCCGCACCGACGCCGGTGTGCACGCCCGCGGCCAGGTCGCCCACGTCGACCTGCCGGCCGAGCTGTGGGAGGCGCACCGGGAGAAGCTGATGCGCCGGCTGGCCGGGCGGCTGCCCGGTGACGTCCGGATCTACCGGGTGGGCGAGGCCCCGGCCGGCTTCGACGCCCGCTTCTCGGCGATCTGGCGCCGCTACGCCTACCGGGTCGCGGACCACCCCGGCGGGGTCGACCCGCTGCTGCGCGGCCACGTGCTCTGGCACGACCGGCCGCTCGACCTGGACCGGATGAACGCCGCCGCCCGGCTGCTGCTGGGCGAGCACGACTTCGCGGCGTACTGCAAGAAGCGCGAGGGCGCGACCACCATCCGCACCCTGCTGGAGCTGCGCTGGGACCGGGTCCCGGTGGACGGCTACGCGTCCCAGGAGGGCTCGCTCGCGGTCGCCACCGTGCGGGCCGACGCCTTCTGCCACAACATGGTGCGCGCCCTGGTCGGCGCGATGCTGCTGGTCGGCGACGGCCACCGGCCGGTGGAGTTCCCCGGCGAGGTGCTGGCCGGCGGTGTGCGCAACTCCGCCGTCAACGTGATCCGGCCGTACGGGCTGACCCTGGAGGAGGTCGGCTACCCGGCCGACGAACAGCTCGCCGAGCGCAACCGCGCCGCCCGCCGGATGCGCACCCTCCCCGGCACCCCGCCGGTCCCCGACGCCCCGCTCGGCTCCACCGCCCCGTCAGGCCCCGGCACCACCTAA
- the rplQ gene encoding 50S ribosomal protein L17 has product MPRPTKGARLGGGPHHEPLLLAGLCRELFQYGRITTTEAKARRMRPLAEKLITKAKKGDIHNRRLVRKTITDISVLHTLFTEIAPRYENRPGGYTRITKIGPRRGDNAPMAVIELVEALTVAQTAVGEAEAATKRAVKEADEAKVEAPKADEAEAAEQA; this is encoded by the coding sequence ATGCCGCGTCCCACCAAGGGTGCCCGCCTCGGCGGCGGCCCGCACCACGAGCCGCTGCTGCTCGCCGGTCTGTGCCGTGAGCTGTTCCAGTACGGCCGCATCACCACGACCGAGGCCAAGGCCCGTCGGATGCGCCCGCTGGCGGAGAAGCTGATCACCAAGGCGAAGAAGGGCGACATCCACAACCGTCGCCTGGTGCGCAAGACCATCACCGACATCTCGGTGCTGCACACCCTCTTCACCGAGATCGCGCCGCGCTACGAGAACCGCCCGGGTGGCTACACCCGTATCACCAAGATCGGTCCCCGTCGTGGCGACAACGCCCCGATGGCCGTGATCGAGCTGGTCGAGGCGCTGACCGTCGCGCAGACCGCCGTCGGCGAGGCCGAGGCCGCCACCAAGCGCGCCGTCAAGGAGGCCGACGAGGCCAAGGTCGAGGCCCCCAAGGCCGACGAGGCCGAGGCCGCCGAGCAGGCCTGA
- the rpsK gene encoding 30S ribosomal protein S11, producing MPPKGRQAAGAKKIRRKEKKNVAHGHAHIKSTFNNTIVSITDPSGNVISWASAGHVGFKGSRKSTPFAAQMAAEAAARRAQEHGMRKVDVFVKGPGSGRETAIRSLQATGLEVGSIQDVTPTPHNGCRPPKRRRV from the coding sequence ATGCCCCCCAAGGGTCGTCAGGCTGCCGGCGCGAAGAAGATCCGCCGCAAGGAAAAGAAGAACGTCGCTCACGGCCACGCGCACATCAAGAGCACGTTCAACAACACCATCGTTTCGATCACCGACCCCTCAGGCAACGTGATCTCCTGGGCCTCCGCCGGCCACGTCGGCTTCAAGGGCTCGCGCAAGTCCACCCCGTTCGCCGCGCAGATGGCCGCCGAGGCCGCTGCCCGTCGCGCGCAGGAGCACGGCATGCGCAAGGTTGACGTCTTCGTGAAGGGTCCGGGCTCCGGCCGCGAGACCGCGATCCGTTCGCTCCAGGCCACCGGCCTGGAGGTCGGCTCGATCCAGGACGTCACCCCCACCCCGCACAACGGCTGCCGTCCGCCGAAGCGCCGCCGCGTCTGA
- the map gene encoding type I methionyl aminopeptidase: MVEIKTPEQIAKMRAAGLVVAEALKACREAVAPGITTQELNDIADKVITDHGATSNFRADHGGLWFPGVICASVNNEVVHGIPGDRVLQEGDLISIDCGAILDGWHGDAAISVAVGEVSPEVEMLSRVTEGSMWAGIAQMKKGNRLVDVSKAIEGFVRRQPLPPKGKWGITEGYGGHGIGTAMHMEPHVLNYVERGRGKGMKLIPGTVLAIEPMVSLGTPHTKVLEDDWTVVTNDGTWASHWEHSVAVTEEGPLVLTAFDGGKEMLARLGVTAAPDPLGV; encoded by the coding sequence ATGGTGGAGATCAAGACCCCCGAGCAGATCGCGAAGATGCGAGCGGCCGGGCTGGTCGTCGCCGAGGCGCTCAAGGCGTGCCGCGAGGCGGTCGCCCCGGGAATCACCACCCAGGAGCTCAACGACATCGCGGACAAGGTCATCACCGACCACGGTGCGACCTCGAACTTCCGGGCGGACCACGGCGGCCTGTGGTTCCCGGGCGTGATCTGCGCCTCGGTGAACAACGAGGTCGTGCACGGCATCCCCGGTGACCGGGTGCTCCAGGAGGGCGACCTCATCTCGATCGACTGCGGCGCGATCCTGGACGGCTGGCACGGCGACGCGGCGATCTCGGTCGCGGTCGGCGAGGTGAGCCCCGAGGTGGAGATGCTGAGCCGGGTCACCGAGGGCTCGATGTGGGCCGGCATCGCCCAGATGAAGAAGGGCAACCGCCTGGTCGACGTCTCCAAGGCGATCGAGGGCTTCGTCCGCCGCCAGCCGCTGCCGCCCAAGGGCAAGTGGGGCATCACCGAGGGCTACGGCGGCCACGGCATCGGCACCGCGATGCACATGGAGCCGCACGTGCTGAACTACGTCGAGCGCGGCCGGGGCAAGGGCATGAAGCTGATCCCCGGCACCGTGCTGGCGATCGAGCCGATGGTCTCGCTCGGCACCCCGCACACCAAGGTGCTGGAGGACGACTGGACCGTGGTCACCAACGACGGCACCTGGGCCTCGCACTGGGAGCACTCGGTGGCGGTCACCGAGGAGGGCCCGCTGGTGCTCACCGCCTTCGACGGCGGCAAGGAGATGCTGGCCAGGCTGGGTGTCACGGCCGCGCCGGACCCGCTCGGCGTGTAG
- a CDS encoding ATP-binding cassette domain-containing protein: MGHVEISHLEYYLPDGRVLFDDASFRVGEGAAVALVGANGAGKTTLLRMIAGDLQPHGGSVTISGGLGVMRQFVGTTGREEQKKAGDEQEGPGALPADASVRDLLVSVAPARIAKAARAVDAAELAMIAQDDEKTQMAYAQALSDWADVGGYDYETDWDVCTTAALGMPFDKAQWRGLNTLSGGEQKRLVLEALLRGPEEVLLLDEPDNYLDVPGKRWLEEAIRATPKTVLFISHDRELLSRTAEKIISVESGAAGSSVWVHGGGFDSFHEARKARFERFEELRRRWDEEHAKLKKLVVNLRQAASVSHDMASRYSAAQTRLKKFEDAGPPEAPPREQSITMRLKGGRTGVRAFTMEQLELTGLMKPFDLEVFYGERVGVLGSNGSGKSHFLRLLAGDGTVAHTGAWKLGARVVPGHFRQTHAHPELLGRTVRSIVEEEHALGRGAAMGVLRRYELDRQEEQKFESLSGGQQARLMILKLELSGVTALLLDEPTDNLDLESAEALQAGLEAFDGTVLCVTHDRWFARTFDRFLVFGADGRVYESPEPVWDVSRVERDR; encoded by the coding sequence ATGGGACACGTCGAGATTTCGCACCTGGAGTACTACCTGCCGGACGGGCGGGTGCTGTTCGACGACGCGTCCTTCCGGGTGGGGGAGGGCGCGGCCGTCGCACTGGTCGGCGCCAACGGCGCGGGCAAGACCACGCTGCTGCGCATGATCGCGGGCGACCTCCAGCCGCACGGCGGCTCGGTGACGATCAGCGGCGGGCTCGGCGTGATGCGCCAGTTCGTCGGCACCACCGGCCGCGAGGAGCAGAAGAAGGCCGGCGACGAGCAGGAGGGCCCGGGCGCGCTGCCCGCCGACGCCTCGGTGCGCGACCTGCTGGTCTCCGTCGCCCCCGCGCGGATCGCCAAGGCCGCCCGCGCGGTCGACGCCGCCGAGCTGGCGATGATCGCCCAGGACGACGAGAAGACGCAGATGGCCTACGCCCAGGCGCTCTCCGACTGGGCCGACGTCGGCGGCTACGACTACGAGACCGACTGGGACGTCTGCACCACGGCCGCCCTGGGGATGCCCTTCGACAAGGCCCAGTGGCGCGGCCTGAACACGCTCTCCGGCGGCGAGCAGAAGCGGCTCGTGCTGGAGGCGCTGCTGCGCGGCCCCGAGGAGGTGCTGCTGCTCGACGAGCCGGACAACTACCTGGACGTCCCGGGCAAGCGCTGGCTGGAGGAGGCCATCCGGGCCACCCCTAAGACCGTGCTGTTCATCTCCCACGACCGCGAACTGCTGTCCCGGACCGCCGAGAAGATCATCAGCGTCGAGTCCGGCGCGGCCGGCTCCAGCGTCTGGGTGCACGGCGGCGGGTTCGACTCCTTCCACGAGGCCCGCAAGGCCCGGTTCGAGCGCTTCGAGGAACTGCGCCGCCGCTGGGACGAGGAGCACGCCAAGCTCAAGAAGCTCGTCGTCAACCTGCGCCAGGCCGCCTCGGTCAGCCACGACATGGCCTCCCGCTACTCGGCCGCCCAGACCAGGCTGAAGAAGTTCGAGGACGCCGGCCCGCCCGAGGCCCCGCCGCGCGAGCAGAGCATCACGATGCGGCTCAAGGGCGGGCGCACCGGGGTGCGCGCCTTCACCATGGAGCAACTGGAGCTCACCGGTCTGATGAAGCCCTTCGACCTGGAGGTCTTCTACGGCGAGCGGGTCGGGGTGCTGGGGTCCAACGGCTCCGGCAAGTCGCACTTCCTGCGGCTGCTGGCGGGCGACGGCACGGTGGCCCACACCGGGGCCTGGAAGCTCGGCGCCCGGGTGGTGCCGGGCCACTTCCGGCAGACCCACGCCCACCCGGAGCTGCTGGGCCGCACCGTCCGCTCGATCGTCGAGGAGGAGCACGCGCTCGGCCGCGGCGCCGCGATGGGCGTGCTGCGCCGGTACGAGCTGGACCGGCAGGAGGAGCAGAAGTTCGAGTCGCTCTCCGGCGGGCAGCAGGCCCGGCTGATGATTCTCAAGCTGGAGCTGTCCGGCGTCACCGCGCTGCTGCTCGACGAGCCGACCGACAACCTGGACCTGGAGAGCGCCGAGGCGCTGCAGGCCGGGCTGGAGGCCTTCGACGGCACTGTGCTGTGCGTCACCCACGACCGGTGGTTCGCCCGGACCTTCGACCGTTTCCTGGTCTTCGGCGCGGACGGCCGGGTCTACGAGTCCCCGGAGCCGGTCTGGGACGTCAGCCGGGTCGAGCGGGACCGCTGA
- the rpmJ gene encoding 50S ribosomal protein L36 produces the protein MKVKPSVKKICDKCKVIRRHGRVMVICDNLRHKQRQG, from the coding sequence ATGAAGGTCAAGCCGAGCGTCAAGAAGATCTGCGACAAGTGCAAGGTGATCCGCCGTCACGGCCGGGTCATGGTGATCTGCGACAACCTGCGCCACAAGCAGCGCCAGGGCTGA
- the rpsI gene encoding 30S ribosomal protein S9 translates to MAETTETLEVEFDETVVEGEYTSEENYTSESLAGRFGEAVPGAGLGRRKEAIARVRIVPGTGQWKINGRTLENYFPNKVHQQTVNEPFKLLELDGRYDVVARISGGGVSGQAYALRLGVARALNEADVDNNRAALKKAGFLMRDARAVERKKAGLKKARKAPQYSKR, encoded by the coding sequence GTGGCCGAGACCACTGAAACCCTTGAGGTCGAGTTCGACGAGACTGTCGTCGAGGGCGAGTACACCTCCGAGGAGAACTACACCTCCGAGTCCCTGGCCGGCCGCTTCGGCGAGGCCGTCCCCGGCGCCGGCCTCGGCCGTCGCAAGGAGGCGATCGCCCGCGTGCGCATCGTCCCGGGCACCGGGCAGTGGAAGATCAACGGTCGCACCCTGGAGAACTACTTCCCCAACAAGGTGCACCAGCAGACCGTGAACGAGCCCTTCAAGCTCCTCGAGCTGGACGGCCGTTACGACGTTGTCGCCCGCATCTCGGGTGGCGGCGTCTCCGGTCAGGCCTACGCGCTGCGCCTCGGTGTCGCCCGTGCCCTGAACGAGGCGGACGTGGACAACAACCGCGCCGCCCTCAAGAAGGCCGGCTTCCTGATGCGTGACGCCCGCGCCGTCGAGCGCAAGAAGGCCGGTCTCAAGAAGGCCCGCAAGGCGCCGCAGTACAGCAAGCGCTAA
- a CDS encoding adenylate kinase, producing MRIVLVGPPGAGKGTQAHLLAKTLSIPHISTGDLFRANIGQGTPLGVEAKSYMDAGRLVPDEVTIGMAKDRMLQEDAANGFLLDGFPRNLGQAKALDEFLAEQGIALDGVLDLEVPEDEVVRRIAGRRLCRNDGGHVFHVDYNPPKAAGVCDECGGELYQRSDDTEDKVRTRLEVYHTETEPIIDYYRQQGLIATIPALGKVDEVTARAIEALKQDS from the coding sequence TATCGTCCTCGTCGGACCCCCCGGGGCCGGGAAGGGTACTCAGGCGCACCTCCTCGCCAAGACCCTGTCCATCCCCCACATCTCGACCGGCGACCTGTTCCGCGCCAACATCGGCCAGGGCACCCCGCTGGGTGTCGAGGCCAAGAGCTACATGGACGCGGGCCGCCTGGTGCCCGACGAGGTCACCATCGGGATGGCCAAGGACCGCATGCTCCAGGAGGACGCCGCCAACGGCTTCCTGCTGGACGGTTTCCCGCGCAACCTGGGCCAGGCGAAGGCGCTGGACGAGTTCCTCGCCGAGCAGGGCATCGCGCTGGACGGCGTGCTGGACCTCGAGGTCCCCGAGGACGAGGTCGTCCGCCGGATCGCCGGCCGCCGGCTGTGCCGCAACGACGGGGGCCACGTGTTCCACGTGGACTACAACCCGCCGAAGGCCGCCGGGGTCTGCGACGAGTGCGGCGGCGAGCTGTACCAGCGTTCGGACGACACCGAGGACAAGGTGCGGACCCGGCTCGAGGTCTACCACACGGAGACCGAGCCGATCATCGACTACTACCGCCAGCAGGGTCTGATCGCCACGATCCCCGCGCTCGGCAAGGTGGACGAGGTCACCGCCCGCGCGATCGAGGCGCTGAAGCAGGACAGCTGA
- a CDS encoding DNA-directed RNA polymerase subunit alpha, with product MLIAQRPSLTEEVVDEFRSRFVIEPLEPGFGYTLGNSLRRTLLSSIPGAAVTSIRVDGVLHEFTTVPGVKEDVTDLILNIKQLVVSSEHDEPVVMYLRKQGPGVVTAADIAPPAGVEVHNPELILATLNGKGKLEMELTVERGRGYVSAVQNKASGQEIGRIPVDSIYSPVLKVTYKVEATRVEQRTDFDKLIVDVETKPAMRPRDAMASAGKTLVELFGLARELNIDAEGIDMGPSPTDAALAADLALPIEELELTVRSYNCLKREGIHTVGELVARSEADLLDIRNFGAKSIDEVKAKLAGMGLALKDSPPGFDPTAAADAFGADDLDDAGYAETEQY from the coding sequence ATGCTGATCGCTCAGCGCCCCTCGCTGACCGAAGAGGTCGTCGACGAGTTCCGCTCGCGGTTCGTGATCGAGCCGCTCGAGCCGGGCTTCGGCTACACCCTCGGCAACTCCCTGCGCCGCACGCTCCTCTCCTCGATCCCGGGTGCCGCTGTCACCAGCATCCGCGTCGACGGTGTCCTGCACGAGTTCACCACCGTGCCGGGCGTCAAGGAGGACGTGACCGACCTCATCCTCAACATCAAGCAGCTGGTCGTCTCCTCGGAGCACGACGAGCCGGTCGTGATGTACCTGCGCAAGCAGGGCCCGGGTGTCGTCACCGCCGCCGACATCGCGCCCCCGGCCGGTGTCGAGGTGCACAACCCCGAGCTGATCCTCGCCACGCTGAACGGCAAGGGCAAGCTGGAGATGGAGCTGACCGTCGAGCGCGGTCGCGGCTACGTCTCCGCCGTCCAGAACAAGGCCTCCGGCCAGGAGATCGGCCGCATCCCGGTCGACTCGATCTACAGCCCCGTGCTGAAGGTCACCTACAAGGTCGAGGCGACCCGTGTCGAGCAGCGCACCGACTTCGACAAGCTGATCGTCGACGTCGAGACCAAGCCCGCCATGCGTCCGCGCGACGCCATGGCCTCGGCCGGCAAGACCCTGGTGGAGCTGTTCGGCCTCGCCCGTGAGCTGAACATCGACGCCGAGGGCATCGACATGGGCCCGTCCCCGACGGACGCCGCCCTGGCCGCCGACCTGGCGCTGCCGATCGAGGAGCTCGAGCTCACCGTTCGGTCGTACAACTGCCTCAAGCGCGAGGGCATCCACACCGTGGGTGAGCTCGTCGCCCGCTCCGAGGCCGACCTGCTCGACATCCGCAACTTTGGTGCGAAGTCGATCGACGAGGTCAAGGCGAAGCTGGCCGGCATGGGCCTGGCCCTCAAGGACAGCCCGCCCGGGTTCGACCCGACCGCCGCCGCCGACGCCTTCGGCGCCGACGACCTGGACGACGCGGGTTACGCGGAGACCGAGCAGTACTGA
- the mscL gene encoding large conductance mechanosensitive channel protein MscL, with translation MFKGFRDFMMRGNVVDMAVGVVIGAAFTGVVTGFVSAFLTPLVGVVVGAAGDFGSYKATIAGVTFPYGQFLNVLIAFFMTAAVLYFCVVLPVTKATARYMPKKPKTPKRPCPECLTEIPEAARRCSACTAHVDPLAVPVVPAATTGR, from the coding sequence GTGTTCAAGGGATTCCGCGACTTCATGATGCGCGGCAACGTCGTCGACATGGCGGTCGGTGTGGTCATCGGCGCCGCGTTCACCGGCGTGGTGACCGGCTTCGTGTCCGCCTTCCTCACCCCGCTGGTGGGTGTGGTGGTCGGTGCCGCCGGCGACTTCGGCTCCTACAAGGCCACCATCGCCGGAGTGACCTTCCCGTACGGCCAGTTCCTCAACGTGCTGATCGCGTTCTTCATGACCGCCGCGGTGCTCTACTTCTGCGTGGTCCTGCCGGTGACCAAGGCCACCGCCCGCTACATGCCGAAGAAGCCGAAGACCCCGAAGCGTCCCTGCCCGGAGTGCCTGACCGAGATCCCCGAGGCCGCCCGCCGCTGCTCCGCCTGCACCGCCCACGTCGACCCGCTGGCCGTCCCGGTCGTTCCGGCCGCCACGACCGGCCGCTGA
- the rplM gene encoding 50S ribosomal protein L13, with product MRTYSPKPGDVQRQWHVIDATDVVLGRLASQAANLLRGKHKAIYAPHVDTGDFVIIINADKVHLSGNKKTQKLAYRHSGFPGGLRSVRYDDLLANNPEKAVEKAIKGMIPKNTLGRQMLSKLKVYSGDQHPHAAQQPVPFEITQVAQ from the coding sequence GTGCGTACGTACAGCCCCAAGCCCGGCGACGTCCAGCGTCAGTGGCACGTCATCGACGCGACCGACGTCGTGCTCGGCCGTCTGGCCTCCCAGGCCGCCAACCTCCTCCGGGGTAAGCACAAGGCGATCTACGCGCCGCACGTTGACACTGGTGACTTCGTCATCATCATCAACGCCGACAAGGTGCACCTGTCGGGCAACAAGAAGACCCAGAAGCTGGCTTACCGCCACAGCGGCTTCCCGGGCGGTCTCCGCTCGGTCCGCTACGACGACCTCCTGGCGAACAACCCGGAGAAGGCCGTCGAGAAGGCCATCAAGGGCATGATCCCCAAGAACACCCTGGGCCGCCAGATGCTCTCGAAGCTGAAGGTCTACTCGGGCGACCAGCACCCGCACGCTGCGCAGCAGCCGGTGCCGTTCGAGATCACCCAGGTCGCGCAGTAA
- the rpsM gene encoding 30S ribosomal protein S13, whose amino-acid sequence MARLAGVDLPREKRIEIALTYVYGIGRTRAQQTLAETGVSPDVRVRDIAEEDLVKLSQYIDANFTVEGDLRREVAADIRRKVEIGCYEGLRHRRGLPVRGQRTHTNARTRKGPRRAIAGKKKPGKK is encoded by the coding sequence ATGGCACGCCTCGCCGGCGTTGATCTCCCCCGTGAGAAGCGGATCGAGATCGCCCTCACCTACGTGTACGGCATCGGCCGTACCCGCGCCCAGCAGACCCTCGCCGAGACCGGTGTCAGCCCCGATGTCCGCGTTCGCGACATCGCCGAGGAAGACCTGGTCAAGCTGAGCCAGTACATCGACGCCAACTTCACGGTCGAGGGTGACCTCCGCCGCGAGGTGGCCGCCGACATCCGCCGCAAGGTCGAGATCGGCTGCTACGAGGGTCTGCGTCACCGCCGCGGCCTGCCGGTCCGCGGTCAGCGCACCCACACCAACGCGCGTACCCGCAAGGGCCCGCGTCGCGCGATCGCCGGTAAGAAGAAGCCGGGCAAGAAGTAG
- the glmM gene encoding phosphoglucosamine mutase, with translation MGRLFGTDGVRGVANQGLTAELALGLSVAAAHVLGEAGAFDGHRPVAVVGRDPRASGEFLEAAVIAGLASAGVDVLRVGVLPTPAVAYLTGALGADFGVMLSASHNAMPDNGIKFLARGGHKLDDRIEDAIEAHFHKHAAGGEDWNRPTGAAVGRVREYTEGFDKYVAHLIGVLPNRLDGIRVVIDGAHGAAAYVAPEAFARAGAEVVHTLGAEPTGLNINDGVGSTHLDRLRTAMREYSADLGIALDGDADRCLAADAAGDEVDGDQIIAILAVAMKEAGTLRRNTAVATVMSNLGFKLAMEREGIDLVETSVGDRYVLEAMKEHGFALGGEQSGHVILLDHATTGDGTLTGLMLGARLAATKQPLADLAAVMTRLPQVLINVKGVDKSRVGTSEELAAAVAAAEAELGATGRVLLRPSGTEPLVRVMVEAADEAQAQSVAETLAEAVRSSLG, from the coding sequence ATGGGACGACTCTTCGGTACGGACGGTGTGCGCGGTGTGGCCAACCAGGGGCTGACGGCGGAGCTGGCGCTCGGTCTGTCGGTCGCGGCGGCGCACGTGCTCGGTGAGGCGGGGGCCTTCGACGGCCACCGGCCGGTCGCGGTCGTCGGCCGTGACCCGCGCGCCTCGGGCGAGTTCCTGGAGGCCGCGGTCATCGCGGGCCTGGCGAGCGCCGGCGTCGACGTACTGCGGGTCGGAGTGCTCCCCACCCCGGCGGTGGCCTACCTCACCGGCGCGCTCGGCGCCGACTTCGGCGTGATGCTGTCCGCCAGCCACAACGCCATGCCGGACAACGGCATCAAGTTCCTCGCCCGCGGCGGCCACAAGCTGGACGACCGCATCGAGGACGCCATCGAGGCCCATTTCCACAAGCACGCGGCGGGCGGTGAGGACTGGAACCGTCCGACCGGCGCCGCCGTCGGCCGGGTCCGCGAGTACACCGAGGGCTTCGACAAGTACGTCGCCCACCTCATCGGCGTGCTGCCCAACCGCCTGGACGGCATCCGGGTCGTCATCGACGGCGCGCACGGCGCGGCCGCGTACGTCGCCCCCGAGGCCTTCGCCCGGGCCGGTGCCGAGGTCGTGCACACCCTGGGCGCCGAGCCCACCGGCCTCAACATCAACGACGGTGTCGGCTCCACCCACCTGGACCGGCTGCGCACTGCCATGCGCGAGTACTCGGCGGACCTCGGGATCGCCCTGGACGGCGACGCCGACCGCTGCCTGGCCGCCGACGCGGCCGGCGACGAGGTCGACGGCGACCAGATCATCGCGATCCTGGCCGTCGCCATGAAGGAGGCCGGCACGCTGCGCCGCAACACCGCCGTCGCCACCGTGATGTCCAACCTGGGCTTCAAGCTGGCGATGGAGCGCGAGGGCATCGACCTGGTCGAGACCTCGGTCGGCGACCGGTACGTGCTGGAGGCGATGAAGGAGCACGGCTTCGCGCTGGGCGGCGAGCAGTCCGGCCACGTCATCCTGCTGGACCACGCGACCACCGGCGACGGGACGCTGACCGGCCTGATGCTGGGTGCCCGGCTGGCCGCCACCAAGCAGCCGCTGGCGGACCTGGCCGCCGTGATGACCCGCCTGCCGCAGGTGCTGATCAACGTCAAGGGCGTCGACAAGAGCCGGGTCGGGACCAGCGAGGAGCTGGCCGCCGCGGTGGCCGCGGCCGAGGCCGAGCTGGGTGCCACCGGCCGGGTGCTGCTGCGTCCGTCGGGCACCGAGCCGCTGGTCCGGGTGATGGTCGAGGCCGCCGACGAGGCGCAGGCGCAGTCCGTCGCCGAGACGCTCGCCGAGGCGGTGCGCAGCTCGCTGGGCTGA
- the infA gene encoding translation initiation factor IF-1, which produces MAKKQGAIEIEGTVIESLPNAMFKVELQNGHKVLAHISGKMRMHYIRILPDDRVVVELSPYDLTRGRIVYRYK; this is translated from the coding sequence ATGGCTAAGAAGCAAGGCGCCATTGAGATCGAGGGCACCGTGATCGAGTCTCTTCCGAACGCGATGTTCAAGGTCGAGCTGCAGAACGGTCACAAGGTCCTCGCGCACATCAGTGGCAAGATGCGCATGCACTACATCCGCATCCTGCCGGACGACCGGGTCGTGGTGGAGCTCAGCCCCTACGACCTGACGCGTGGCCGGATCGTCTACCGCTACAAGTAA